In Lates calcarifer isolate ASB-BC8 linkage group LG21, TLL_Latcal_v3, whole genome shotgun sequence, a single window of DNA contains:
- the LOC108876162 gene encoding F-box only protein 40 yields MVKNRKMAVGHHEHCDKCYSVHCQVPVQTSVSCMVIKCRKNCGATLHMCKQEEHQLLCPNETVPCLNVNYGCPLTMLRHRLAKHLEVCPASVVCCSQEWNRWPVSEADLTFYRNVSDIPQTELQLDVAMALRDQELLFRSIKMKSIFPELMMEDPSLQDITAGFNCPEEEAACSLDCGEFRENGCARMEEKELSQEERDVLAKSRDVESIQNYSSWEKIFTKEMEGCKQTVKNLSKKQEKGKEKEEQESSNCQGERRDSHLKQENAVAATSMDGATGLAPWQDGVLERLGKEVNIAEYNMYLVHNGAMLINFGQLAACTPREKDFVYGNLEPIEVKTIRSFNVPTSYRAKRSHLKDPTHQAKTVHQSVDTADLGVPVEDLPKSDEVSTTLLCSLEKELKGHLISESTAIDGFYVDIGTQTYNFCSAPFKTDASLADVIADKPHGLYVHVEAESVTRRHNKTSSAFSYMCGHFFRRDEYRSHFRNVHSDIQASLSGWLQQRCPLAYLGCTFAQTRFQPAGHQATIKFCQDVSTFVLQPQVASSLCEGGKTLSPQRNGAHNLDPLSRLPLEILQHIAGYLDSFTLSQLSQVSHLMREVCATLLQERGMVSLKWEKKTYSHGGSSWRCRKKVWEFSSLFSSVDRWSFSNIPSMSDHLKTCSFYQREERTEPVVLACLGEVRDKHGEVKHKR; encoded by the exons ATG gtgAAGAACAGAAAGATGGCAGTAGGTCATCATGAGCACTGCGACAAGTGCTACAGTGTCCACTGCCAAGTCCCAGTGCAGACCTCTGTCTCATGCATGGTCATCAAGTGCAGAAAAAACTGTGGCGCCACCCTCCATATGTGCAAGCAAGAGGAGCACCAGCTCCTCTGTCCAAATGAGACAGTCCCCTGCCTCAACGTCAACTATGGCTGTCCTCTCACCATGCTGCGCCACAGGCTGGCTAAACACCTGGAGGTCTGTCCTGCCAGTGTGGTCTGCTGCTCTCAGGAGTGGAACCGCTGGCCTGTTTCTGAGGCTGATTTGACGTTCTATAGAAATGTTTCAGATATCCCTCAAACCGAGCTACAACTCGATGTTGCAATGGCTCTAAGGGACCAAGAGCTTCTGTTTAGATCCATAAAAATGAAGAGTATTTTTCCTGAGCTGATGATGGAGGATCCTTCCCTCCAGGATATTACTGCTGGGTTCAACTGTCCTGAAGAGGAAGCAGCCTGCTCTTTAGACTGTGGTGAATTTAGAGAAAACGGCTGTGCAAGGATGGAGGAAAAAGAACTCAGTCAAGAGGAGCGGGATGTTCTGGCAAAGAGCAGGGACGTGGAGAGTATTCAGAACTACAGCTCCTGGGAGAAGATATTCACgaaggagatggagggatgCAAGCAAACTGTCAAAAACCTGAGTAAGAAGCAagagaaagggaaggaaaaggaggaacAAGAATCATCAAACTGTCAGGGAGAAAGAAGAGACTCACACCTGAAACAAGAAAATGCTGTTGCTGCTACAAGCATGGATGGTGCAACTGGTCTTGCGCCATGGCAAGATGGCGTCCTTGAGAGGTTGGGCAAAGAAGTCAACATTGCAGAATATAACATGTATCTGGTGCACAATGGGGCAATGTTGATCAACTTTGGCCAACTTGCAGCTTGCACCCCGAGAGAGAAAGATTTTGTTTACGGGAACCTGGAACCCATCGAGGTCAAAACCATCCGCTCGTTTAATGTTCCCACCAGCTATCGAGCAAAGCGCAGTCATCTGAAGGACCCTACACACCAAGCCAAGACTGTACACCAGAGTGTTGACACCGCAGATTTGGGCGTGCCAGTCGAGGACCTTCCTAAGTCTGACGAGGTTAGCACCACACTTCTGTGCTCCCTGGAAAAGGAACTGAAAGGACATTTGATCTCAGAGAGCACAGCAATAGATGGGTTTTATGTCGATATAGGAACTCAAACATACAACTTTTGCTCTGCTCCATTCAAAACAGATGCATCCCTCGCTGATGTAATCGCAGACAAACCTCATGGTCTTTATGTGCATGTTGAAGCAGAGTCTGTCACCAGAAGACATAACAAAACAAGCTCAGCCTTCAGCTACATGTGTGGCCACTTCTTTCGCCGTGACGAATACCGCTCTCATTTCAGGAATGTGCACTCTGACATACAGGCCTCTCTGAGTGGCTGGTTACAGCAGCGCTGCCCCTTAGCATACCTCGGCTGTACTTTCGCCCAGACAAGGTTTCAGCCCGCAGGTCACCAAGCCACAATCAAATTCTGCCAAGATGTCAGCACCTTTGTCCTCCAGCCACAAGTCGCTTCATCCCTCTGTGAAGGCGGGAAAACCCTCAGCCCTCAGAGGAATGGTGCACATAATCTGGATCCCCTGAGCAGACTGCCTCTGGAAATTCTTCAGCACATTGCAGGTTACCTTGACAGTTTTACATTATCTCAGCTGTCTCAGGTCTCCCATCTGATGAGAGAGGTGTGCGCCACGTTGTtgcaggagagagggatggtCTCCCTCAAGTGGGAGAAAAAGACATATTCTCATGGGGGAAGCTCCTGGCGATGCCGAAAGAAA